The proteins below are encoded in one region of Tachypleus tridentatus isolate NWPU-2018 chromosome 4, ASM421037v1, whole genome shotgun sequence:
- the Polr3B gene encoding RNA polymerase III subunit RpIII128 isoform X2: MWNVVKDPTVTKPIKELEDKWKLLPAFLQVKGLVNQHVDSFNYFITVDIKKILMANSKITSDADPLFYMKYLNIHIGNPDVEEGFNVTKPTCPHECRLRDMTYSAPITVDIEYTRGQQRVVRNNVPIGRMPIMLRSSKCVLTRKSPAELAKLNECPHDPGGYFIVNGIEKVILCQEQLSKNRMIVEEDSKGGIACQVTSSTHERKTRTNIIVKHDHYYLKHNSFSEDIPIAIVFKAMGVESDQEIVQMIGTDDHTLSVFAPSLEECHRAQVYTQTQALRWMGNKIKQRRIWGGGPKKTPIEEARDLLITTIVAHVPTEQFTFKVKAMYMALMVRRIIEAQTNPKLIDDRDYYGNKRVELAGSLLSLLFEDLFKRFNSELKMIADKNIPKIKAAQFDILKHMRQDQITNGLITAISTGNWTVKRFKMERVGVTQVLSRLSYISALGMMTRINSQFEKTRKVSGPRSLQPSQWGMLCPSDTPEGESCGLVKNLALMTHITTDMEEEPLIKLAFNLGVEDVHLLSGEELSNPNIYMVFLNGGILGVIKDYQRLVHTFRLLRRAGYINEFVSIFSNHTHRCVYIASDGGRLCRPYIIVKEGLPVVTQAHLEELCCGVRQFEDFIHDGLIEYLDVNEENDSIVALYQTSISEETTHLEIEPFTLLGVCAGLIPYPHHNQSPRNTYQCAMGKQAMGTIALNQRNRIDTLMYLLAYPHRPMVKSRTIELINFEQLPAGQNATVAVMSYSGYDIEDAIVMNKASLDRGFGRCLVYRSQKCTLKRYINQTFDRVLGPMIDATTRKPIWKHEVLDADGIAAPGERVESRQVVVNKSMPAVTMNPIQTTPGQPQQVEYREVPIVHKGLEPSYVEKVMISSNNEEAFLIKLLMRQTRRPEIGDKFSSRHGQKGVVGLIAQQEDMPFNDQGICPDLIMNPHGYPSRMTVGKLLELVGGKAGVLEGQFHYGTAFGGSSIHEISKELIKHGFNYLGKDTLTSGITGEHLRGYIYFGPIYYQKLKHMVMDKIHARARGPRAVLTRQPTEGRSREGGLRLGEMERDCLIGHGASMLLLERLMLSSDAFQVDVCNQCGLLGYSGWCHYCQSSCQIASIQIPYACKLLFQELQSMNIIPRLKLSKYFD, from the coding sequence ATGTGGAATGTAGTGAAAGATCCAACAGTGACAAAACCTATTAAAGAACTGGAGGATAAATGGAAACTTCTTCCTGCTTTTCTTCAGGTGAAAGGTTTGGTAAACCAACATGTTgattcatttaattatttcattacagttgacattaaaaagattttaATGGCAAATAGCAAGATTACTAGTGATGCTGATCctttgttttatatgaaatactTAAACATTCACATAGGAAATCCTGATGTAGAAGAAGGATTTAATGTTACAAAACCAACATGTCCTCATGAGTGTCGTCTTCGTGACATGACATATTCTGCTCCCATAACAGTTGACATAGAATATACTAGAGGGCAGCAGAGAGTTGTCAGAAATAATGTTCCAATTGGTAGAATGCCAATTATGTTACGCAGTTCCAAATGTGTACTTACAAGGAAATCTCCAGCAGAACTTGCTAAACTAAATGAATGTCCACATGATCCTGGTGGCTATTTCATTGTCAATGGCATAGAAAAGGTGATACTTTGCCAAGAACAGTTGTCAAAAAATCGAATGATTGTTGAAGAAGACAGTAAAGGTGGAATTGCATGTCAAGTGACTAGCTCTACTCATGAACGAAAAACACGTACCAACATAATCGTTAAGCATGACCATTATTATTTGAAACACAACAGTTTTTCTGAAGACATACCTATTGCTATTGTGTTTAAAGCTATGGGTGTCGAAAGTGATCAAGAAATTGTGCAGATGATTGGAACTGATGACCACACCTTGTCAGTATTTGCTCCTTCTCTTGAAGAATGTCATCGAGCTCAAGTGTATACACAGACTCAAGCTTTAAGATGGATGggaaataaaatcaaacaacgtCGAATTTGGGGAGGTGGACCTAAAAAAACACCCATTGAAGAAGCTCGtgatttattaataacaactatTGTCGCCCACGTACCTACAGAACAGTTTACTTTCAAGGTAAAGGCCATGTATATGGCTCTTATGGTTAGAAGAATCATTGAAGCCCAGACAAATCCCAAGCTAATTGATGATAGAGACTATTATGGAAACAAGAGAGTTGAACTGGCAGGATCCTTGTTGTCACTGTTGTTTGAAGACTTGTTTAAGCGATTTAATTCTGAGCTGAAGATGATTGCAGACAAGAACATTCCTAAAATTAAAGCAGCCCAATTTGATATCCTTAAGCACATGCGTCAAGACCAGATAACAAATGGCTTAATCACTGCTATTTCAACTGGGAACTGGACAGTGAAGCGATTCAAGATGGAACGTGTTGGGGTTACACAAGTTCTTTCAAGATTGTCTTACATCTCTGCACTGGGAATGATGACAAGAATTAATAGTCAgtttgaaaaaacaagaaaagtcTCAGGACCAAGGTCTCTGCAGCCTTCTCAGTGGGGTATGTTATGCCCTTCAGATACACCAGAAGGTGAATCCTGTGGTTTGGTGAAAAATTTGGCATTGATGACGCACATTACTACTGACATGGAGGAAGAACCATTGATTAAACTTGCTTTTAACTTAGGGGTAGAAGATGTGCACCTTCTAAGTGGAGAAGAGCTTTCAAATCCAAACATTTACATGGTTTTTTTAAATGGGGGTATTCTAGGAGTCATAAAAGACTACCAAAGATTAGTGCATACTTTCCGTCTCTTGCGTAGAGCTGGTTACATCAATGAGTTTGTTTCTATCTTCTCAAACCATACCCATCGTTGTGTTTACATTGCCTCAGATGGTGGCCGATTGTGTCGTCCATATATAATTGTCAAAGAAGGTCTTCCAGTGGTCACTCAAGCACATTTAGAAGAGTTGTGTTGTGGTGTTCGCCAGTTTGAAGATTTCATCCATGATGGCTTGATTGAATACCTAGATGTCAATGAGGAAAATGACAGTATTGTTGCTTTATATCAAACAAGCATTAGTGAAGAAACAACACACCTTGAAATTGAACCGTTTACTTTATTAGGTGTGTGTGCTGGCTTAATACCATATCCTCATCATAACCAGTCACCACGTAACACTTATCAGTGTGCTATGGGTAAACAAGCTATGGGGACAATTGCTCTCAACCAGAGGAACCGAATTGATACTCTCATGTACCTTCTTGCGTATCCTCATCGTCCAATGGTAAAATCTCGAACTATCGAGTTGATCAATTTTGAGCAGCTGCCAGCAGGACAAAATGCCACAGTAGCTGTAATGAGCTATAGTGGTTATGATATTGAAGATGCCATTGTCATGAACAAGGCTTCCCTTGACCGAGGATTTGGACGATGTCTAGTTTACCGTAGCCAAAAATGCACACTGAAACGATACATCAACCAAACATTTGACAGAGTTCTGGGTCCGATGATAGATGCAACCACTCGTAAACCAATATGGAAACATGAGGTTTTAGATGCTGATGGAATTGCTGCTCCTGGTGAGAGAGTGGAAAGCAGACAAGTTGTAGTCAACAAATCTATGCCAGCAGTTACTATGAATCCAATTCAAACTACACCAGGACAACCACAGCAAGTGGAGTACAGGGAAGTCCCAATTGTACATAAGGGATTAGAGCCTTCTTATGTGGAAAAGGTAATGATTTCATCAAATAATGAGGAGGCATTTCTCATTAAACTTTTGATGAGACAGACTCGTCGACCAGAAATAGGAGACAAGTTTAGCAGTAGACATGGACAGAAAGGAGTTGTAGGTCTTATTGCCCAGCAAGAAGACATGCCTTTCAATGATCAGGGAATTTGTCCTGATTTGATAATGAATCCTCATGGATATCCATCTCGTATGACAGTTGGTAAGTTATTAGAGCTTGTTGGTGGTAAAGCTGGGGTGCTAGAAGGACAATTTCATTACGGAACAGCATTTGGTGGAAGCAGTATACATGAGATCAGTAAAGAGTTGATAAAACATGGATTCAACTATCTTGGTAAAGATACATTGACGTCTGGAATCACTGGGGAACACCTCAGAGGATACATTTATTTTGGTCCAATATACTACCAGAAGCTGAAGCACATGGTGATGGATAAAATTCATGCTCGAGCTCGAGGCCCTCGTGCTGTTTTAACCAGACAGCCAACAGAAGGAAGGTCACGAGAGGGAGGATTACGATTAGGTGAAATGGAGCGAGACTGTTTGATTGGACATGGAGCAAGTATGTTGTTATTGGAGCGACTAATGCTATCTAGTGATGCTTTCCAAGTTGATGTGTGTAATCAATGTGGCCTGTTAGGCTACTCAGGCTGGTGTCACTATTGTCAGTCATCTTGTCAGATTGCTTCAATTCAAATACCTTATGCATGTAAGTTATTATTTCAAGAGCTGCAGTCAATGAATATTATTCCCCGccttaaattatcaaaatattttgattaa
- the Polr3B gene encoding RNA polymerase III subunit RpIII128 isoform X5, giving the protein MANSKITSDADPLFYMKYLNIHIGNPDVEEGFNVTKPTCPHECRLRDMTYSAPITVDIEYTRGQQRVVRNNVPIGRMPIMLRSSKCVLTRKSPAELAKLNECPHDPGGYFIVNGIEKVILCQEQLSKNRMIVEEDSKGGIACQVTSSTHERKTRTNIIVKHDHYYLKHNSFSEDIPIAIVFKAMGVESDQEIVQMIGTDDHTLSVFAPSLEECHRAQVYTQTQALRWMGNKIKQRRIWGGGPKKTPIEEARDLLITTIVAHVPTEQFTFKVKAMYMALMVRRIIEAQTNPKLIDDRDYYGNKRVELAGSLLSLLFEDLFKRFNSELKMIADKNIPKIKAAQFDILKHMRQDQITNGLITAISTGNWTVKRFKMERVGVTQVLSRLSYISALGMMTRINSQFEKTRKVSGPRSLQPSQWGMLCPSDTPEGESCGLVKNLALMTHITTDMEEEPLIKLAFNLGVEDVHLLSGEELSNPNIYMVFLNGGILGVIKDYQRLVHTFRLLRRAGYINEFVSIFSNHTHRCVYIASDGGRLCRPYIIVKEGLPVVTQAHLEELCCGVRQFEDFIHDGLIEYLDVNEENDSIVALYQTSISEETTHLEIEPFTLLGVCAGLIPYPHHNQSPRNTYQCAMGKQAMGTIALNQRNRIDTLMYLLAYPHRPMVKSRTIELINFEQLPAGQNATVAVMSYSGYDIEDAIVMNKASLDRGFGRCLVYRSQKCTLKRYINQTFDRVLGPMIDATTRKPIWKHEVLDADGIAAPGERVESRQVVVNKSMPAVTMNPIQTTPGQPQQVEYREVPIVHKGLEPSYVEKVMISSNNEEAFLIKLLMRQTRRPEIGDKFSSRHGQKGVVGLIAQQEDMPFNDQGICPDLIMNPHGYPSRMTVGKLLELVGGKAGVLEGQFHYGTAFGGSSIHEISKELIKHGFNYLGKDTLTSGITGEHLRGYIYFGPIYYQKLKHMVMDKIHARARGPRAVLTRQPTEGRSREGGLRLGEMERDCLIGHGASMLLLERLMLSSDAFQVDVCNQCGLLGYSGWCHYCQSSCQIASIQIPYAYVHSAQIEGEQERTSYSIYEIKVNVKQKPQNHPS; this is encoded by the exons ATGGCAAATAGCAAGATTACTAGTGATGCTGATCctttgttttatatgaaatactTAAACATTCACATAGGAAATCCTGATGTAGAAGAAGGATTTAATGTTACAAAACCAACATGTCCTCATGAGTGTCGTCTTCGTGACATGACATATTCTGCTCCCATAACAGTTGACATAGAATATACTAGAGGGCAGCAGAGAGTTGTCAGAAATAATGTTCCAATTGGTAGAATGCCAATTATGTTACGCAGTTCCAAATGTGTACTTACAAGGAAATCTCCAGCAGAACTTGCTAAACTAAATGAATGTCCACATGATCCTGGTGGCTATTTCATTGTCAATGGCATAGAAAAGGTGATACTTTGCCAAGAACAGTTGTCAAAAAATCGAATGATTGTTGAAGAAGACAGTAAAGGTGGAATTGCATGTCAAGTGACTAGCTCTACTCATGAACGAAAAACACGTACCAACATAATCGTTAAGCATGACCATTATTATTTGAAACACAACAGTTTTTCTGAAGACATACCTATTGCTATTGTGTTTAAAGCTATGGGTGTCGAAAGTGATCAAGAAATTGTGCAGATGATTGGAACTGATGACCACACCTTGTCAGTATTTGCTCCTTCTCTTGAAGAATGTCATCGAGCTCAAGTGTATACACAGACTCAAGCTTTAAGATGGATGggaaataaaatcaaacaacgtCGAATTTGGGGAGGTGGACCTAAAAAAACACCCATTGAAGAAGCTCGtgatttattaataacaactatTGTCGCCCACGTACCTACAGAACAGTTTACTTTCAAGGTAAAGGCCATGTATATGGCTCTTATGGTTAGAAGAATCATTGAAGCCCAGACAAATCCCAAGCTAATTGATGATAGAGACTATTATGGAAACAAGAGAGTTGAACTGGCAGGATCCTTGTTGTCACTGTTGTTTGAAGACTTGTTTAAGCGATTTAATTCTGAGCTGAAGATGATTGCAGACAAGAACATTCCTAAAATTAAAGCAGCCCAATTTGATATCCTTAAGCACATGCGTCAAGACCAGATAACAAATGGCTTAATCACTGCTATTTCAACTGGGAACTGGACAGTGAAGCGATTCAAGATGGAACGTGTTGGGGTTACACAAGTTCTTTCAAGATTGTCTTACATCTCTGCACTGGGAATGATGACAAGAATTAATAGTCAgtttgaaaaaacaagaaaagtcTCAGGACCAAGGTCTCTGCAGCCTTCTCAGTGGGGTATGTTATGCCCTTCAGATACACCAGAAGGTGAATCCTGTGGTTTGGTGAAAAATTTGGCATTGATGACGCACATTACTACTGACATGGAGGAAGAACCATTGATTAAACTTGCTTTTAACTTAGGGGTAGAAGATGTGCACCTTCTAAGTGGAGAAGAGCTTTCAAATCCAAACATTTACATGGTTTTTTTAAATGGGGGTATTCTAGGAGTCATAAAAGACTACCAAAGATTAGTGCATACTTTCCGTCTCTTGCGTAGAGCTGGTTACATCAATGAGTTTGTTTCTATCTTCTCAAACCATACCCATCGTTGTGTTTACATTGCCTCAGATGGTGGCCGATTGTGTCGTCCATATATAATTGTCAAAGAAGGTCTTCCAGTGGTCACTCAAGCACATTTAGAAGAGTTGTGTTGTGGTGTTCGCCAGTTTGAAGATTTCATCCATGATGGCTTGATTGAATACCTAGATGTCAATGAGGAAAATGACAGTATTGTTGCTTTATATCAAACAAGCATTAGTGAAGAAACAACACACCTTGAAATTGAACCGTTTACTTTATTAGGTGTGTGTGCTGGCTTAATACCATATCCTCATCATAACCAGTCACCACGTAACACTTATCAGTGTGCTATGGGTAAACAAGCTATGGGGACAATTGCTCTCAACCAGAGGAACCGAATTGATACTCTCATGTACCTTCTTGCGTATCCTCATCGTCCAATGGTAAAATCTCGAACTATCGAGTTGATCAATTTTGAGCAGCTGCCAGCAGGACAAAATGCCACAGTAGCTGTAATGAGCTATAGTGGTTATGATATTGAAGATGCCATTGTCATGAACAAGGCTTCCCTTGACCGAGGATTTGGACGATGTCTAGTTTACCGTAGCCAAAAATGCACACTGAAACGATACATCAACCAAACATTTGACAGAGTTCTGGGTCCGATGATAGATGCAACCACTCGTAAACCAATATGGAAACATGAGGTTTTAGATGCTGATGGAATTGCTGCTCCTGGTGAGAGAGTGGAAAGCAGACAAGTTGTAGTCAACAAATCTATGCCAGCAGTTACTATGAATCCAATTCAAACTACACCAGGACAACCACAGCAAGTGGAGTACAGGGAAGTCCCAATTGTACATAAGGGATTAGAGCCTTCTTATGTGGAAAAGGTAATGATTTCATCAAATAATGAGGAGGCATTTCTCATTAAACTTTTGATGAGACAGACTCGTCGACCAGAAATAGGAGACAAGTTTAGCAGTAGACATGGACAGAAAGGAGTTGTAGGTCTTATTGCCCAGCAAGAAGACATGCCTTTCAATGATCAGGGAATTTGTCCTGATTTGATAATGAATCCTCATGGATATCCATCTCGTATGACAGTTGGTAAGTTATTAGAGCTTGTTGGTGGTAAAGCTGGGGTGCTAGAAGGACAATTTCATTACGGAACAGCATTTGGTGGAAGCAGTATACATGAGATCAGTAAAGAGTTGATAAAACATGGATTCAACTATCTTGGTAAAGATACATTGACGTCTGGAATCACTGGGGAACACCTCAGAGGATACATTTATTTTGGTCCAATATACTACCAGAAGCTGAAGCACATGGTGATGGATAAAATTCATGCTCGAGCTCGAGGCCCTCGTGCTGTTTTAACCAGACAGCCAACAGAAGGAAGGTCACGAGAGGGAGGATTACGATTAGGTGAAATGGAGCGAGACTGTTTGATTGGACATGGAGCAAGTATGTTGTTATTGGAGCGACTAATGCTATCTAGTGATGCTTTCCAAGTTGATGTGTGTAATCAATGTGGCCTGTTAGGCTACTCAGGCTGGTGTCACTATTGTCAGTCATCTTGTCAGATTGCTTCAATTCAAATACCTTATGCAT ATGTTCACAGTGCTCAAATTGAGGGGGAACAAGAAAGGACATCTTATTCTATCTATGAGATAAAGgtaaatgttaaacaaaaacCTCAGAACCATCCCTCATAA